The genome window gccacaagaacacaagaattaggagcagtagaCCTTTcaatccctcaagcctgctcgtCATTCAATATCATGCTGATCTAATCTGATCAACTTTCTTGTCTGCCCCCTCTATTACccctgactcccttgttgatcaaaaatatCCAACTCAGTTGAacacattcaatgacccagcctccactgctctctggggaagagaattccagactaACCATCCTcaggagggaaaaaaaattctcctgatctGTGTTAAATGGAAGATCCCTGACTTTTGAACTGTTCCCCCTTTTCTAGAtgtccccacaagaggaaacatcttctctgtaTTCACCTAGCAAGTCCGCTCAGaatttgtttcaataagaccacctctcattcttctaaactccaaaagctataggcccaacctgctcaacctttcctcatggaaTAACCGCTTCATCCCaaaaatcagttgagtgaaccttctctgaattggtTCTAATGCAattgtatcctttcttaagtaaggaggccaaaacaatactcagtactccaagtgtggtctcaccaatttaCTGTGCAACTGTAGCATCCAATCCAAAACATGCTCAAATCTGCTTCCTGTGTTAATCTACTTCCTATTCATACTATTGTATTTATTCACATAACATATGAAACCTGATCTCATATCTATGAAATGATTGAAGGACAGCAAATGAAGATGATAGGCAAAGGGAGATTCTTGGGGGATTGTGGAGGAAATGGCACTGGGAAAGGACAAGATGTCATTGGAGAAGCCTTGGCTATATTTAGAGAGATAGAAATAGAACTATGTGAATACAATATACCAGAGAAGCATTCAAATGTGTTGAATGTGCACAGAAGTTACAACAAAatgctgactgtgtgtgtttatttgaaaTCATAGACATAAGGAATTTGGGAAAGAAACCCATCTCAAAACATGTTGATCTGAGGGATCTGCTTTTATCCTTAGCAATGGCTTTAAAAGATTACCCAAGAAAATCTGTACCCAGAGTTAACCTACGCTACAGCTGAAATGCTGGGTGCTGTGATGTCTCAGTTGGGATCCCTAACCAATTAACAATATCATTATTTTGGAACTCTTCATGCCACTCTGCTTGGTGCTGGTCAGCTATCCTCAACCTGTCCCATTAGCAAGTCATCCTGCTCCATCTCCTCATTTTGAACACAAGGATCTATTGGATTATTAAAACCGAAGAAGAATTCATTAGAACCTATTAAGACTCTAGCCAAGATATTAGCATTCCACATTTGATGCAGAAGCAGAATCAACTTTGTCTTCTTGGGGACCTTTCTATATCTGGGGTTGCAATCATCGATAGGAGCAGCTTTGAATACTTTCTTCTTGATGCCCATTTATCACCCTGACAAGCATTTCCTTCCTTTCTCACACCaaagttcagtttaaaaaaacaattcCCCATTGACAGCATGGACTGTTTCTTCAATACATGGAAGTAGTATCAACTGAACAATATACAGTTTCTTAATCATTTTATCCCCCATAAGACATTTCAAATTTACATTCCACTTGACACCGGTCACACCAGAACTATGTTTTGTCCTGTCAAAGTAATATTAAAATGTCTCTTGCAACATCCAAAGTTTAATTACTACAACACTTGGTTGTAACAGACAGCACCCAACTGTCCTCAAACTGGACAAGATTGACAAGGCTTCTATTCAAATAAatgcgcacatgggtgcagttgtGAACTATCATTGATAATGTTTCTTTAAACTTTGCTATTAACTCAAATCCCTTAATATACTTCTATGCTTCAAAAATATgtatggctctgttaattaaagatatCAGTACAACAGAGAGGAATGACcctagttctaaagatcaagatgtagaatcagtttgggtagaaatgaGAAATAGTGAAGGcatgaagtcacttgtgggaatagTTTAAAGACCCCCTAAGTAACCACACCAAGACAGGGTATATAGGAAGAAAcaatgggggcttgtgagaaaggtacggtGATAATTGTGGGTGTTTTTAATCTACATATGAATTGGATGAAACAGGTTGGCAAAAGGTAGCCCAGATGAGATCCTAGAGTGTTTTCTGGACAATTTGTTAAAGCAGCACATACTACACAGCCAACAAGGGAGCAGGTGATTCTAGATCTCGTAGTGTGCAACAAGGCAGGATCAATTAAATTACCTCAAAGTAAAGGTGCCCCTAGATAACAGTGATcgtaacatgattgaatttcgtattcagtttgaggatgagaAGTGTGTGTCTAAGATTAATGttctaaatttaaataagggcaattatgaggataTGAAGCCAAGattgaactgggaaattaggttaagggacagGCCAGTAGaaaggcagtggcagacatttaaggagatatttcataatacTCAGCAAAGgtgcattccagtgagaaagaaagactctaagggAAGGAAGCATTacccatggctaagcaaggaagttaaagatagtaacaAATCgaattaagaagaatgagaggcgaccttattaaaacataagATTCTTTGGGAGctggacaaggtagatgctgagaggttgtttcctcttgtgggagagtctaggaccagagggcataatctcagaataaaagggtgcccatttaaaacagatgaggaatttcttccctcagagggtagtaaatTTGTGAAATtcattactgcagagggctgtagaggctgggtcattaagtatattcaaggctgagatacacagatttttaatcagcaagggaatcaagggttatggggaaaaggcaggaaagtggagttgagggttatcagatcagccatgatttcattgaatggtggagcaggctcgatgggccaagtggcctacttctgctcctatgtcttatggtaacaaaaagcatacaattccacgaagattagtgacaggtcaggagattgaacagaatataaaaaaaactagctaagaatgactaaaagaataATAGACGGAGAAAGTATGAGTGTATACTAGCTAGGAATATTTAAAAAAACTgatggcaagagtttctacaagtatttaaaaaggaaaagagaaactAAAGTAAGCATTGGTCTTCTAGGGAgtgagaattaataatggaaaataaagaaatagcaggagtataaaacattttgcatctgtcttcactgtagaggatacaaataacatcccagaaatacttgtGCATCAAGAGCtggaaggggggggggagaggaactTAAACAATTCCAGGCACTGAGGAAATTATTACAACCAAAATCTGACAAGACCCCAGGTCCTGACGGACTGCATCCTAGGGCTTTAAAAGTGACCGCTGAGATAACAgatgctttggttttaattttccagaattcccCAAATGCGGTAAAAGTctcattggattggaaaatagcaaatgtaactcctctattcaagggaagggggggagacagaaagtaggaaactataggccagttagcttaacatgtcATTGGGAAAACCCTGGAATCTATTAAGGTGGTTATAGATTCTATTAGAAAATCTCAGTGCAAAAggacagagttaacatggttttgtgaaagggaaattgtgtttttattagagttctttgacgAAGTAACACACAATGCAGATAAAGGTGaatctgtggatgtggtgcacgCAAATTTCcaggtatttgacaaggtgccacatcaaagcttgcaatacaaaataagagctcatggtgtaggggctaaCAAATTAACAGGGATAGTGGTTTGATTAGCTAACAAGGAGAAaaaagagagtaggcataaatgggtcattttcacagTGGCAAGATACCATGAGTGGAGTggcatagggatcagtgctggggcctcaactatttacaatctataataaCTTGGACAATGGAACTGAATAtacagttgctaaatttgctgacgacacaaagatagatagggaagtaagctgtgaagaggacataaggaatttgcaaagggatatagataggttaagtgagtgagcacaaatttggcagatggaatacattgtgaaaaaatgtgaacttgttgctttggcaggaagaataggaaaaaagcatattacttaaatggggaaagattgcagaactcggtacAGAGGGTTatgggtgccctggtacatgaatcacaaaaatattatgtaggtgcagcaagtgattaggaaggtaaatagaatgttgttgtttatttcaAGGGCAACGGAAGATCAAAGTAGTCATGTTTTGTGACAGCTGTATAGGGCATTGGCAAGGCCAAATCTGGAGtaccagttttggtctccttatttaagaaaggacataactgcattagaagcagttcagagaaagctcactcgactgattcctgagatgagggggttttcttatgaggaaaggttgggcataTATctattggcgtttagaagaatgagaggtatcttattgaaacatataaagatcctgagggaacttgacaggatggatgctgaaagaataTTTCCACACCTGTagaagagactagaactaggggacacattttaaaaataaggggtccctcATTTAAcgtagagatgagaagaaatttttcctctcagagggtcacgAGTCTGTGGAGCTCCCTTTCctggaaagcagtggagacaggatcactgaatgtttttaaggcagaagtagattgtGTGCCAAGTTCGTCAAGACCCTAACTCTCAGTAGCAAAACAGCAGTTAAGATAAATAAGAGTTATGAATTACAGCCAGTAGGGAAGTCAGGCATGTCCACAAGGGACAAAAGGTGGGTCTCATACAACACCCAGCACTCAAATTTAGAGCAATGGCAGAATCTTGGAAGTAGGATGCATATTGATATATGACATAGCATGACAGAGGAAAACCACAAATAGGACAGTGGGGAATACAACAGATTCAAACAttatcaaattttaaaaatggatctAATTACGGATCGAGTTAACTCAAAATACTTACTTGAATTGTGTGCACCTTGTTGCAACTGAATGCTTGAAGAAGCGAATGAATTCACAGTTGCTGTCTGTAATTGTGGGCTACTAACAGTTAATGGAGCTGGTGCAATTGGCGTCAATGCCCCACTGGATGCTACTTGGCCCAATGTGACAGTATGCACCGGTGTCAGAGTTATCTGCTGGGCTGGTGCATTCTGAATTTGCACATTTTGCAAGTTCTGGATGTTCTGCACCTGAAAGGTTTGCCAGGTAATTTCTCCAGATGGAGTTAACGTTGGGGCTCGTATTATTAGGGAGCCTGCATTTTGCACTACTTGTAATTGAAGATTCTGCAAAGCTTGCTGAGGAACGGCTTGTGCAGTAATTGTTTGTCCTGCAATAGTCTGTATTGTCTGTTGTGGAATACTCTGAACAATCTGTGGCTGGACAGTAAATTGCTGATGTGACTGAAATTGAATCTGATGGTCAGCTGTTTGTGAGGTCGAAGCTTGTAAGTCTTGTAACTGTGTTTGATCAACAGTAGCTTGATTCACATGAAGTACATTTGTTGCCTGTATCTGATCAGAGGTTTCGGTAGAATTACTGCTggagggagcttgctgtacatCATCAATATGGTCATCAGAAACAACCATATGACTCACTGAAGTTGTTGGCACAAATGAAGCTATATTAGTGTTAGAGTCACTAGAAGCAGAGTTCTGCACAGCTCCTGTAATGCTTTGCTCATCTGTCCTTGCTGAGGTATCTATATTATTTATAGCTTCTGATGAAACAGGTATAATCATTGGGCTTGATGTGGTAATTGCTGCACTGTTACTTTGAGTCAGGGACTCTGAAGCAGGTGCTGTTCCAAGAGAGTCAACATCAACATTTCCAATGGGCACAAAAGCAACATTTCCTGTTAGTCCAACAGGAACATTAGTAAGAAGTTGAGCTTGACTAGGATAAGATGTACCACCGTAAGCTACTCCTTGAATTTGCACAGGGACTTGAGCATTGCCCTGCTGTATCTGAACTGAAACAGCTGGTGACATAAGATTTTGAGTAGTCAAAATGTTGCCTGAAGGAGTCTTGCCAGCAATTATTGCTTGATTGGAGCCAGGAATAATTTGAATATGGCCATTGCCATCTTGCTGTAATGCTGCATCTGCACTAGAAGAAGCTAAGCTCAATTGTAAGTGCTGCCCATCTCCAGTCTGAATTTGTGGAATAACTTGATATTGAACACTAGGCCCTACACCAGTTGGAGCTGTGGATGATCCTGGAGCAACTGCAAACACCTGCTGGTTCTGCAAGCTTTGTAAAACATATTGTCCACTTGTTGGTACAGAGGCAGTGACTGGAGATCCTGGTACCTGTCCAGTAATTTGCACAAAATTACCAGCAGTATCTTTTGTTACGACAGTTGGTGTTGAAGTTATTAACTGCCATCCATTTGATGCTGCAAGCTGTGCAGAAGCCAAGTCAAGCGGCTGGAAAAAAAAATATGATTTGCATTATCATAATATAATCCAAACATTACGAGATGCCATAATAATTACAAAGCACTCTTTTCAGTCTGTGAAAAAAACCACTTGAGCCATACTAAAATTTGATCATTTaacatttgtttaaaaatgttgggggaggcgatggcttagtggtattgtcgctggactagtattccagaatcctgccacagcagatgatgtaatttgaattcaataaattctgcaattaaaagtctaatgatgaccatgaaaccatcgtcagttgttgtaaaaagccacctggttcactttagggaagaaaatctgctgtccttacctggtctggcctcgaggtccacagcgatgtggttgactcttaaatgccctctgaaatggcctagcaagccactcagttgcataaaaccactacaaagtctcaaaaaaaggaataaaactggatgggccacccggcatcgacccagGTGCCAGAAACTACAAtggtaaactcagccctgtcaaccctgcaaagtcctccttactaacagtgggagagctgtctcacagacaagtcaagcaatagcctgacacagTCTGATGCAGTCATCCTCaaagaatcatatcttacagataatggcccaggcaccaccatcaccatccctgggtatgtcctgtcccactggccggacaaggtggcggcacagtggtatacagttgggagggagttgccctgggagtcctcaacatcaactccagaccccattaaGCCTCATTGCATCAGGCcaaacttgggcaaggaaacctgattaccatgtaccagcCTCCCTcagcgctcctccatgttgaacaccacttggcaagggcacagaatgtaacctgggtggggaacttcaatgtccatcaccaagagtggctcggtagcaccactactgactgagatgGCCGAGTCCTTatggacataactgctagactgggtctgcagcaggtggtgagtgaaccaacaagagcaaaaaacatatttgacctcatcctcaccaagctgcctgccacagatgcatctgtccatgacagtattagtaggagtgaccactgcacagttgttgtggagacaaagtcctgccttcacattaaggataccctccatcttgtgtggcactaccagcgtgctaaatgggatagatttcaaacagatctagcaactcaagactggacgtccatgagacactgtgggccatcagcagcagcagaattgtactcaagcatattctgtagcctcatggcccggcagagcccctactctaccattagcatcaagccaggggattaaccctggttcaatgaagggtgcaggagggcatgccaggcatacctaacaatgaggtgtcaacctggtgaagctataacacaggacaacttgcgtgccaaacagcataagcagcaagtgatagacagagctaagtaatcccacaaccaGCGGAACAgattaagctctgcagtcctgccacatccagtcgtgaatggtggaaggcaattaaacaactcactggaggtggtGGTTCCACACATATCCCCATCGTCAATGataggggagtccagcacatcaatgcaaaagataagacggaagcatttgcaacaatcttcaaccagaagtgccgagtggatggtccacctccgcctcctccaaaggtccccagcatcacatatgctagtcttcagccaattcaattcagtccacgtgatatcaagagacggctaaaggcactggatactgcaaaggctatgggccttgccAATATTTCAGCAActgtgctgaagacttgtgctccagtacttgctgcgcccctagccaagctgttccaataaaGCTAATAACACTGAATGACATCTActcgactatgtggaaaattgctcaggtatgtcctgtacacacaaagcaggacaatccaaccaggccaattaccaacccatcagtctactctccatcatcagtaaagtaatggaaggggtcatcaacagtgctatcgagtgACACTTGCTTCACCGACACCcattttgggttccgccagggccacttagctcctgatctgattgcagccttgattcaaacatgggcaaaagagctaacTCTcaaggtgaggcaagagtgactgccctagacataatggccgcatttgaccaagcgtggcatcaaggagccctagaaaaactggattcaatgggaattaaggggaaaactctccagaggttggagtcagacctagcacaaagatggttgtggttgttgcaggtcagtcacctcagctccaggacatcactgcacgagttcctcaaagtagtgtcctcagcccaaccatcttcagctgcttcatcaatgatcttccttccatcataaggtcaggagtggggatgttcgctgatgagtacgcaatattcagcaccattcacaactcctcacatactgaagcagtccatgaccaaatacagcaaggcctgcacaatatccaggcttgggctgacctgTGGCAAGTAATagtcataccacacaagtgccaggcaatgaccatctccagcgagagagaatctaaccaccacctggaagttcacctccaagtcactcaccacgctgacttagaaatatatcgccgttccttcactgtcgctggatcaaaatcctggaactcccttccaaacaacactgtgggtgtccttcaccacatggactgcagctgtttaagaagggagctcaccaccaccttctcaaggacaactaggggcgggcaataaatgctcgctcagccagcaaagcccacatccataAGTGAATCAAAAAAATTAGTACCTGCTCCTGAAATACAAAAGCCATGTTGCTTGCATTAAAAATGTTACAATTCTTATGCTTTCCTTTCAGGACCACCTGGGAATACAAAAATAACCCTAAGCTTCAGAAACCCCTATTCCCATTATCCTCCACCCTCAACTCTAGCAAGTGCAGGGagttcatggacttctttgtcaccaaGCTTGAGACCAAccattcagctgcctctgctacTTCCCTCCATTCTCATATCCCACTGGCTCAAAAACCTTTTAAGTTACCACCTCCCCCAACTGGAATTCGTATATCTCTATCTCCCCACATGCCCTGTCCaaactcatcttgtccatgatgCCCATCTCCtcaatcctattcccactaaaatGCTGACCACCCAGCTTCCCATACAGCCCCCCACATTGTTCACATTTCCCTTTCCTCACATACTATCCCACCCCTTCAAATCTGCAGTCAGCACCCCACTCCTTAAAAAAGCACCCTGGATTCCCCCACCTGCCTTCCAGGAATGACCAGTGTGAGAGAGCACAATGGCTTTCATAGGGACTATTGTAAAGGTGTAGGCAAGTGCGTGACCGAGCAGAATGGCGACTGGTTGGCCAAAGGCTAGACAACTGGGAATTTGGAAGTGCAGTTGGAACTGATTTGGATGAGATTTTTCCAGGGGTGCCATGGAAGGAAATAAGTTGGGAAGTCgaggatggagagagaatatTAGGAAATGACCACCCTTTCTCCAACCTCCCATTCCTCTCCAGTCCTTGAACTTGCtgtcaccttccaaatctgtgtcGATCTTTCCTGAAGGCATGTTTAAATACCTCCAATCATGCTTCCAACCACAATACAGTTACAGCCCTCAAAGTTACGAATGTTCTCCTATGTGATGGTGACAATGGAAAACTATCCCTCCTTGTTCATCTCAACATGCCTGCAGACTCTGACATGCCTGActgcaccatcctcctccaaagccTCTCTTCCATCCTTCAGTTGTCTGGGACTGCACTCTACTGGTTCCAGTTTTATCTATCCAGTCATAGTCTGTGAATCAGCTATCATTTTCTTCCTGTTCTCATGCCATTACCTCAAGTCCCTACGGGTCTTAGGATACCCGCACTTCTCatctacctttgcccatctgtgACATCATCAGAAAACAGTGGTAGTTCTCACATATACTCAGACCCAGCTCTGCCTCTCCACATCCCTCCCATTATCTCTAATTTGTTACACTGCTTACCTAACAACCAAGACTAGATGAGTCAAAGACCACCCACAAACTCTGCTCTCCGGGCCTCTCCCTGGCACCTATCTGCCAAACCAGACGGTTCACTaccttggtgtcatatctgaCCTCGAAATGAGCTGCTTACAACATATGCCCACCATCACCAAGGCGGTCTCTCCCTAACATCACCAAACTCCATCCCAGCCtctgctcatttgctgctgaaaccctcatgaatgcatttgttacctctagattcgcCTATTCCAATGTACTTCTGTCCAATCTTTTCTTATAGTaccttccataaacttcagctcgtCCAAAACTCTACAGCCTGTATCCaaacaccaagtcccattcacccatcaccccactactcgcttacctacactggttcctggtctggcaatgcttcaattttaaaattgttatccttggtttcaaatctttccatgacCCTGCCCATctttgtaccctcctccagccataCAACCCTCATGCCTCTACACTaatccaattttggcctcttggcCTCCTATTTTaaatcattccaccattgatTGCTATGCTTTAAGTTGCCTGGGTTTTAAGTTCTAGAATTCCCTCTCCAAATCTCTTCGCTTCTAAACATCCTTTAAGATGCaccttaaaatctacttctttggccaagattttggtcatttgTTCTTTATCTGCTGatgcagctcagtgtcaaactttgttgATAACTcgtatgaatgaattaaaaaaaaacactactaGTTCTGCCTTTAATTCAGAAACAGTTTTCACTTGATATCAAGTCATCTTTATTAATTCTGCATTTTAAAGTGCTAATCACGTACACATATCCTGCAATCAAATAATTAGTATGTTAACCTTAAAAATCACATTCTGAAAAAAGCAACCACTCACCAAGTCTCTCACCATTATTTTTGGGGGGGTCAGCACTGACTAGTCATACCATCACCATGACTACAAGAACAGAGTAAAGAGTGGGTATCTTGAAAAAACCTGCTCATCTACAAAGCTCAAGCAAACAGTGATATGGCATACTCACCGATCAACAGTCAAAGAGAGGACATCATCCTATTTAATTAATTAGCACCTATGCCATAGACCCAATGGCATACTAGAACTGCAGCATGTACAATTCATAGGATACACCGCAGCAACTCTCCTAAGGTGACTTAGCAGCACTTCATCCATGTGACCGCTACCATGAGTAGAAAGGTCAAGAAAATACTATTAACTCCAAAGTCTCTATCCAGGTCATAAAGTTACCCTGACTTAAGGCACATTATGCCATTCCTTTAATTTAACTGGGTCAATATCTTAGAACTTCTTACCTAACAACATGTGGAGTACCATGTAACTGTGTATTCTGAACATGTGCAAGCAGCAAACTTTCCCAGTAAGCAAAGCAAGTTGAAGGGTAGGATGGCAATTCCCCATATCCTGTCAATATTTGAGTTTCATTGCTTCCAAAAATATTTGCAAGAAATTGGAGATTGAATTTTCAAATCTTTAATTTCAGCTAAATGACAATCACAAACATGCATTAACAAATTCATATATTTTGTTTACCCATTTATGAACAAATGGGAAGAGGAACAGCTATTATCATGGTTGCTTTGTCAATGGTTAGAAAAATTATTTTGGAGCATGGATTTTTCTTTCAAAAAGCCAATCACTATTTTTGGTTTGTTATATATTCAGTCAAAAATCTGAGGAACTATTTCTGAGGTTTTCCTTACATTTCGAAACCGCATAAATCAACTAAACATTTTATGGGGTGATTTGTTCATGGAAACTTATGCTAAAAGCGGCATAAGTCAAATTTTGCTCCGACTTTGACTTTCCAAATCCATATTTATAATAGAAACTTCTACGTAGACTTTGCCAGGCATTCAGGGAAGTGCCAGATTGTTAAATGAAGTCGAGTTCATGGAtttggagtaatatattagcatggattgaggattggttaacttaCTGAAAACAGATTAGAAATAAAATGGGTCATTTTGAGTTAACTAGTAGGACGGTACAAGGATCATTGCTTGggactcagctatttacaatctataattAGTCATTAAAGtccagaaggagaccattcaacccagTAAGTCCACATTagctctctgcagagcaatccagtcagtcccattccccttctcTATCCTCTCAGCTCTGCAAGTTCATTTCTCAAGTTTACCCAATTTCCGTTTGAAATCAACGATtacctctgcttccaccaccctcataggcagtgGGTTCCAAGCATTACCACTTATAAAAAATTCTTCCCCCCAGCCCCCtttatctcttgcccaaaactttaaatctgaCTGCTTGAGGGGACCAAGAGACAAGACAAAGCTAGattggaaagcaagttgtgaggaggacacaaagagactgcaaagggatatagactggttaagtgagtatgcaaaaatatggcagatggagtataatatggggaaaTAGGAAACCACTTTGACAGAAATAGGAAGAAAGCAGTATTATTTTTTAATTGAGAAACTAGTAAATGTTGATATCCAAAGAAACTTAGGAGCCCTTGTGGACAAGTCAGGCACATCAAGCAATCAAGAAAACAGATTTACGTCAGTCATACTCTAACCCATTTGTAGTAAGAAGATTAAGGAAGGCGTttgattagaccacacttgaGAGTGTaagttttggactccttatccAAGGAAGATATAC of Carcharodon carcharias isolate sCarCar2 chromosome 12, sCarCar2.pri, whole genome shotgun sequence contains these proteins:
- the LOC121284868 gene encoding transcription factor Sp3-like isoform X2; translation: MTAPEKPVKQEEMAALDVDKQSEYLQHRNAGAQPSPLALLAATCSKIGSPPSETVGATTTVGTGLPLDLASAQLAASNGWQLITSTPTVVTKDTAGNFVQITGQVPGSPVTASVPTSGQYVLQSLQNQQVFAVAPGSSTAPTGVGPSVQYQVIPQIQTGDGQHLQLSLASSSADAALQQDGNGHIQIIPGSNQAIIAGKTPSGNILTTQNLMSPAVSVQIQQGNAQVPVQIQGVAYGGTSYPSQAQLLTNVPVGLTGNVAFVPIGNVDVDSLGTAPASESLTQSNSAAITTSSPMIIPVSSEAINNIDTSARTDEQSITGAVQNSASSDSNTNIASFVPTTSVSHMVVSDDHIDDVQQAPSSSNSTETSDQIQATNVLHVNQATVDQTQLQDLQASTSQTADHQIQFQSHQQFTVQPQIVQSIPQQTIQTIAGQTITAQAVPQQALQNLQLQVVQNAGSLIIRAPTLTPSGEITWQTFQVQNIQNLQNVQIQNAPAQQITLTPVHTVTLGQVASSGALTPIAPAPLTVSSPQLQTATVNSFASSSIQLQQGAHNSMEYSLEDDPPSVWRQFSGGVQIKEEEDDSESWQLASQPSTVTNVGTATVLSSSDLAQVSVNLDEDGNDQQYQPGKRLRRVACTCPNCKDVLGRSSSNLGKKKQHICHFPGCGKTYGKTSHLRAHLRWHTGERPFVCNWVFCGKRFTRSDELQRHRKTHTGEKKFVCPECSKRFIRSDHLSKHIKTHQNKRANLSSHNSAAISSMEVTSASDVGILTSGGTIMSPVIASIQQGHMEAIGTDHSDGANTEEMLHNTDIQLVTIGGDDCLD
- the LOC121284868 gene encoding transcription factor Sp3-like isoform X3 — its product is MTAPEKPVKQEEMAALDVDKQSEYLQHRNAGAQNIQPSPLALLAATCSKIGSPPSETVGATTTVGTGLPLDLASAQLAASNGWQLITSTPTVVTKDTAGNFVQITGQVPGSPVTASVPTSGQYVLQSLQNQQVFAVAPGSSTAPTGVGPSVQYQVIPQIQTGDGQHLQLSLASSSADAALQQDGNGHIQIIPGSNQAIIAGKTPSGNILTTQNLMSPAVSVQIQQGNAQVPVQIQGVAYGGTSYPSQAQLLTNVPVGLTGNVAFVPIGNVDVDSLGTAPASESLTQSNSAAITTSSPMIIPVSSEAINNIDTSARTDEQSITGAVQNSASSDSNTNIASFVPTTSVSHMVVSDDHIDDVQQAPSSSNSTETSDQIQATNVLHVNQATVDQTQLQDLQASTSQTADHQIQFQSHQQFTVQPQIVQSIPQQTIQTIAGQTITAQAVPQQALQNLQLQVVQNAGSLIIRAPTLTPSGEITWQTFQVQNIQNLQNVQIQNAPAQQITLTPVHTVTLGQVASSGALTPIAPAPLTVSSPQLQTATVNSFASSSIQLQQGAHNSSVQIKEEEDDSESWQLASQPSTVTNVGTATVLSSSDLAQVSVNLDEDGNDQQYQPGKRLRRVACTCPNCKDVLGRSSSNLGKKKQHICHFPGCGKTYGKTSHLRAHLRWHTGERPFVCNWVFCGKRFTRSDELQRHRKTHTGEKKFVCPECSKRFIRSDHLSKHIKTHQNKRANLSSHNSAAISSMEVTSASDVGILTSGGTIMSPVIASIQQGHMEAIGTDHSDGANTEEMLHNTDIQLVTIGGDDCLD
- the LOC121284868 gene encoding transcription factor Sp3-like isoform X1, yielding MTAPEKPVKQEEMAALDVDKQSEYLQHRNAGAQNIQPSPLALLAATCSKIGSPPSETVGATTTVGTGLPLDLASAQLAASNGWQLITSTPTVVTKDTAGNFVQITGQVPGSPVTASVPTSGQYVLQSLQNQQVFAVAPGSSTAPTGVGPSVQYQVIPQIQTGDGQHLQLSLASSSADAALQQDGNGHIQIIPGSNQAIIAGKTPSGNILTTQNLMSPAVSVQIQQGNAQVPVQIQGVAYGGTSYPSQAQLLTNVPVGLTGNVAFVPIGNVDVDSLGTAPASESLTQSNSAAITTSSPMIIPVSSEAINNIDTSARTDEQSITGAVQNSASSDSNTNIASFVPTTSVSHMVVSDDHIDDVQQAPSSSNSTETSDQIQATNVLHVNQATVDQTQLQDLQASTSQTADHQIQFQSHQQFTVQPQIVQSIPQQTIQTIAGQTITAQAVPQQALQNLQLQVVQNAGSLIIRAPTLTPSGEITWQTFQVQNIQNLQNVQIQNAPAQQITLTPVHTVTLGQVASSGALTPIAPAPLTVSSPQLQTATVNSFASSSIQLQQGAHNSMEYSLEDDPPSVWRQFSGGVQIKEEEDDSESWQLASQPSTVTNVGTATVLSSSDLAQVSVNLDEDGNDQQYQPGKRLRRVACTCPNCKDVLGRSSSNLGKKKQHICHFPGCGKTYGKTSHLRAHLRWHTGERPFVCNWVFCGKRFTRSDELQRHRKTHTGEKKFVCPECSKRFIRSDHLSKHIKTHQNKRANLSSHNSAAISSMEVTSASDVGILTSGGTIMSPVIASIQQGHMEAIGTDHSDGANTEEMLHNTDIQLVTIGGDDCLD